The stretch of DNA GTCGAAGGCTTCCCCCGAGGAGCGGCAGAACGGGCGGGCCAGCATCCGGTCCTTGAGGAATCGCCGCGAGACCTCCTGCACCAAACGGATGCCGAAGACGTTGTGGGCCCCGATGCCCTCGATCTGCTGCAAGTCCCGGGCGTCGGCTTCCAGGACGCCCCGCAGGGAACGGAACTCGCGAAGCGCCCGGCGGGCCGCCCCCTTACAGTCTCGGCGGGGAGTCCCCAGGGTGAGGAGGAGCTCGATGACTTCGTGGTCGAGGAAGGCATTGAGCCCCGCCTGGAGGAATTTTTCGCGCAGCCGCCTCCGGTGCCCTTCCCTGTCGTCGGCCGGATCGGGGCCGGGTTCGAGGTCGCGGGAGGCCGATGGGGGGACCTGCGCGACCAGAACATCCGTCCCGGCCGGAGCATCGTCGTCCATCTCGTATCGATCCATGGATTTTCCCGGACACTAGATAGACGCTTGCGGCGGCCCGTTGTCGCATTCGGGAAAGAAAAAGTGACTCGGGTCAGGCCGGGGGGGGTATCGCGGCTTTGACCAAAGCCCGGCGAACGGCAAGAACCTTTTCCGGAAGAACGTCGATTGGCAGGATGCCCGTCCCCAGCATGAAGCCGGGACGCCGGAGCCCGATTTGGAGGATTTCCGCCGTCCGGGCCTCGATTTCCTTCGGCGAAGCCGACAGGAGGAACCTGGGGTCCAAATTGGCCCGGACGAGCACGGCCGGATCCGCTACAAGGTCCTGGAAATGCCCCAAGTCCGCCTTGAAGTCGCAAAGAATGTTGTTCGTCCCGGTCTCCAAGATGCCGGCCAGAAGCGGGGTGGTATCGCCGCCGATAATATAGGGCACGAGGGGGACGCCGAGCTCGCCCCGGAAGTACGACACGACCCGGGCGGTCGAGGGGAGGATGATCCGGCGGTAGAGCGAGGGCGAGATGAGCGGCGGCGCAGCGTGGGAATCGAACAATATGACCCCCAGCCCGCGCCGGACGAAAGCCCGGCCGTAGACCTGGATTGCGACGGCGCAGAAATCCAGGAGTGAGGCGACCCAGTCCGGCTGGTCCATCATGGCTATGATCAGGGCTTCGTCCCCGACGAGCTCGGCCGCCATGGAATAGGGCGCGCTCAAGGCGCCGCGGATAAGAACTTCGTCCCCGGCATAAGCCTGGAGGCGGCGGCCGGCCTCGAGGAAGACCGGCATGCGGCCGCTTCGCTCCGGGTCGGGCAGGGGCAGGAAGCCCACGTCCTGGCCGGGCCGGACCAGCTTTCCCTCGATGACCGGCACTTCCGAGCCGTCGAAGAATCGGACCTTGGCTCCGACGGCCTCGGCCTCGACGTTGTAAACGTCCAGGCCGACGGTCAGCGCGTCCGGCTCGTAGATCTCGAGTTCGCGGGCCAAAGCCTGCTCGAGGAGCATGGTGTTGCGGGCCACGGCCGACGGGGTCGAGCCGACCAGCGCCGCCTTGTGCTCATAGACGGCCGGGACGAACGGGGGGCGGTCGACGGGTTTGCCCGCCAGAAGCGCCGCAATCCGTTCGCGTCCGTTCATCAGGCCTTTTATCATACCGCATTTGCCGGCGAATTTGACCCCTCCGGCGGGCTGTGATAAAACGGCGGCGAGGCAAGGAGTCTCCATGAACGGCAACATCCCGACCTTGTTCGTGACCGGCAAGACCCTGCCCGAGGCCTGGGAGAAGGCCGTCCTGGCCTGCTGGCGCGAGGGCGCCGCCATCAAGACCGAGTACGACAAGCCCGGCGACCCGCCCAGCCGCGACTGCACCATGACTTGGGTGGTCGAAGATCCCTTCGCCGAGCCGCGCATCCACCGCGCCTTCCCCGGCGGGCTGGAAGATCTCGAGATCTACCGCCAGGAAGTCGTCGACGGTGTGCACGACCACTGGATTGCCCCGCAGGAAGGCAAGTGGACCTATACCTACCACAAGCGCCTATTCGCTTACGAGACCGAAGGGGAAACCATCGACCAGATCGAGGCCGCGGTCCGCAAGCTCGCCGAAACCGGGCACACCCGGCGAGCCCAGGCCATCACTTGGAATGTCCAGCTCGACCCTCCGACCTACGATCCGCCCTGCCTGCAGCGGCTATGGTTCCGGCTCCTGGACGATGAGGCGGGCCGGCCTGTCCTCAACATGAACGCCCACTGGCGGTCGCGCGACGCCTATAAAGCCGCCTACATGAACGTTTTCGCCTTGACCGACCTGCAGAGGACGATCGCGGCCCGGGTCGCCGAGCGGATCGGCCGGCCGGTCCGGGTCGGCCGCTACGCCGACCTCGTCGACAGCTTCCACATCTATGGATCCTACTTCAAGGATTTCGAGGGCTTCCTCAAGATGGTCGAAAAGCGCAGCTTCGCCGAGCGGACCTGGGCCAGCGAGTACGCCGAGCCCGTCTTCATCGAAGCCCGCGAGAAGCTCCGCCGCGAAAAAGAGGAGGGGCGCTGAGGCGCCGACGAACATGACAACCCCCGCCATTCTTCTCACCGCGTTGGCCGCCGTTTCCGCCTCGGCCACGATGGTCGCCGAGACGATCGGACGCAAAAAGATCGTCTATGTCTTCAAACCCGCGGCGACGATCTCCCTCATCGTCCTGGCCATGCTTCGCCCGGGATTCGAATGGCCGGGCCTCTACAAGACCTTCCTCGCGGCGGGTCTCATCGCCTCCCTGGCCGGGGACGTATTTCTGATGTTGAAGGACTCCTATTTCATCGCCGGATTGGCGTCCTTTCTGGTCGCCCAGCTTCTTTATATCCGCGCTTTCCTCACGGTCACGCCGCCCCGCGTCGACTTCTTCTCCGTCCTCCCCCTTCTTCTTTTCGCCTTATTCATGATGGCGATTCTCTTCCCCTATCTGGGCAAGCTCAAGATCCCCGTAGCCGTCTATGTGCTGGTCATCACCGTCATGGCCGGATTGGCCGTCGATCGATACGTCGTAGCGGGGGGACCGCTCGCTTTTCGAGCCTGCCTGGGGGCGATTCTCTTCCTGATCTCGGATGCGATCCTGGCCATCAACCGGTTCGCCCGCAAGATTCCTTACGGCCGGGCCCTGAACCTGCTGACCTACTTCGTCGCCCAGTGGTTCCTGGCGATGTCGATTTGAAAGCTCAGACGCGGCCCCGAGAGAACAGCCAAGCCGCAACGGCAGGCAGAACTTTGCCCACGGTCAGGGTGTGGCCGTAATTGGGGATCACGCGGTATTCGACGGGAAAACCGGCCGCCCGAGCCTTCTGAAACGCCGGTTCGATCCGGGCCGGGCTGACGATGGGGTCGAGCTCGCCGGCGACGATCAGAGTCGGGGGAATCCCCGAGGCTCCTTCGGCGAATCCCTGGAATCCGCACAAGCAGGCAGCCGCAGCGATTTCCTCCCCCCGGGTGACCAACAGGGCGTTCGTCGTCATCCCGCCCATGGAATGTCCCAGGACATAGACCCGCTTGGGGTCGATGGAATAGTCGGCGCCGACGGCCCGCAAGAGATCATCGAACGCCTCGGCTCCGCGGGCTCCGGCGAAAGGCTCTGTCCGGGGTGTGGCCAGGACGGCTTTGTGCTCGGCCGCCAGCTTCTTGATCAAGCCGGCGCCGTAGCCGTCCATGAACATATTCTCGTCTCCGCCGGAACCGTGGAAGGCGATAATGAGCGGTAGGGGTTTGGACGCATCCACGCCCGCCGGGCAGAACAGCCGGACCGGTATGGTCCGGTCCCCGGTTTTTATGACCCGCCAATAATCCCCTTTGCGTCCGGCGAAGGGATTCTTGCCGCGGGCCAAGTCGGCCGCTTCCTGCTTAATCTGGGCCAGAAGCGCCGCCGGGTCCATCAAGGCTTGGGCCGTATCGGCCGCATCGAAAGGCCGCGCCAGGAGATCCGCCCGGGCCGCGGACGCCGCCTGCGCCTGGATCAACCCGGGTTTCACGGGCGCCAGCGCATCGATCCGGGCCTTGATCGAAGCGGCCTCGGCCCGCATCGTTTCGGCTTTCGCCTTGCGGGCCTCGAGATCGACGCTCAGGGCCGGTGGAGCCTTGGGATCGATCGAGTCGGTCAGCGCGTTCAGATTCTCCATGGCCTTGGCCAGGCTTCCGGTGAAGAAGAGCAGAGTCAAAGCGTCGAACGTCTTGTTGACCCGGATCTCGTCGAGAGTCCCCAGTTTCACCCCCTGCAAGGCCGTTTCGAAGCGTAGATAGGCAGCCGCGAACTGGGCCCGGCTGATCGGTGTCGCCGCTTCCTGGGCGGCCAAGGCCGGCAGGAGCAGGGCCCCTATGGCCATAAGGGTGGTTCCTCGCAAACCGGGGATACGGCGTTTCGCAACTGGTGTTGTCATCGCGCTTTTTCCGGTGAACGGGCGGGCAGAGGATTGTCGAACGAAAGCCCGCCAAGCATCTCTGTTAGGATTCCAGCCGCATTCCGCCCAGCGGCGGTCAGCATCCAGAAGACAGGGCCGTCGAGGACGGCGGCCGCGGCCTTGCCGGCTTGTCCCAAGCGCCAAACGACCCGGCCTTTGGTCGTCACGCGTTCCGGCTTGCCCGTCCCGGCAAATCGGGCCAGCGCCTCGGCCGCCGCTTCGTCCGGCTTGGCCCAGGGCAGAAGATATCCTTCCTGCAGGACGGCTCGGGCCCCGTCCGGATCGGTCATCTCGACGAGAGCGGCGTCGGGCCAGACGGCGTCGAGCTTGCCGAAAGCGAAGCCCTTGGGCTTGGCCAGGCGCAGCCCGAGCCAAGGATTGCGATAAACATCGCCTTCTACCGAATAGGGCGAGGCGTTCTCAGGTACGATCACGGATAAACCGTCTGCCCCCGCATACTCGAGGATGCCGATTTCCACCCGGCCGAAAACCGATTGGGCCGGACCGGAGATAAGCGACCCGACACCATCCCGGAAGGACGAGGCCGACAGGCCGACCCGGGCCGCATCGGCGACGCCGGGGGCGACGATAGCCGCGTCAAGCGGCGTCCAAGCGCCGGCGATGCGGACCTCGGTCCAGGCGTGGCCGCCGAACATGCCCAAGGCGTAGACATAACCGATGACCACCCGGGAGGGGAGGCCGACGGCCCGCGCCAGCGTCGCCAACAGCGTGGCATAGCCGAGGCAGGTCCCGCGCCGGTTCTTGAACAGCTCGGTGGAGGGCGCCAAGGCGATGCCGAGGTCGAAGCTCATATTTTCGGCTACCCATCGTTCGAGCCTCAGCCCGGCTTGCCAGGCATCGGTCTCCCCCGCCAGCGCCTGGGCGGCGACGGCGCGCAGGGTCGGGTCGTCCGATTGAATATAGGCGTTCGGTTCCAGAAATTCCTTGTCGGCTTCGGATGCAGGCAATGGCAGACGGGCCGGAGCCGGGGCATCCGGCCGCCGGATCTCGAGATCGATGGTCTTGGCCGTCCGCCCGACCGCTTTGGGAGAAGGCCCGGGGAATTCCGGCCAGACGGCGCTCGCGTCTTTTGCCGTCAGCCGAACCTTGAGGTAGCCGATCGCACGCGCCCGGGGCAGGCGGATGTTCGTTCGGATGATCGAGCGCGTGTATAGTTCCTCGGGCAGGGAGCCGCCGCCCTCGGTC from Candidatus Aminicenantes bacterium encodes:
- the radC gene encoding DNA repair protein RadC, which codes for MDRYEMDDDAPAGTDVLVAQVPPSASRDLEPGPDPADDREGHRRRLREKFLQAGLNAFLDHEVIELLLTLGTPRRDCKGAARRALREFRSLRGVLEADARDLQQIEGIGAHNVFGIRLVQEVSRRFLKDRMLARPFCRSSGEAFDYLYHAMRDLKRECFKVLFLDPKNQIVEERTLFEGTVDSSAVYPREIMKEALRCNATALVFVHNHPSGDPDPSSCDREITRELVFAARVMQLKVLDHLVIGNNRYFSFADHGLIQDYDLLYLSLNR
- a CDS encoding thymidylate synthase, producing MNGNIPTLFVTGKTLPEAWEKAVLACWREGAAIKTEYDKPGDPPSRDCTMTWVVEDPFAEPRIHRAFPGGLEDLEIYRQEVVDGVHDHWIAPQEGKWTYTYHKRLFAYETEGETIDQIEAAVRKLAETGHTRRAQAITWNVQLDPPTYDPPCLQRLWFRLLDDEAGRPVLNMNAHWRSRDAYKAAYMNVFALTDLQRTIAARVAERIGRPVRVGRYADLVDSFHIYGSYFKDFEGFLKMVEKRSFAERTWASEYAEPVFIEAREKLRREKEEGR
- a CDS encoding lysoplasmalogenase, with the translated sequence MTTPAILLTALAAVSASATMVAETIGRKKIVYVFKPAATISLIVLAMLRPGFEWPGLYKTFLAAGLIASLAGDVFLMLKDSYFIAGLASFLVAQLLYIRAFLTVTPPRVDFFSVLPLLLFALFMMAILFPYLGKLKIPVAVYVLVITVMAGLAVDRYVVAGGPLAFRACLGAILFLISDAILAINRFARKIPYGRALNLLTYFVAQWFLAMSI
- a CDS encoding transglutaminase-like domain-containing protein, which gives rise to MASASRQDKNPGLRLLLRSFVFGWAGLAAFAAAAPGQASAAGEQWFLLKIGGTPVGYVREASSVQGAGATAALVSDSTMKMTINRLGSKVAIEVATRSEETADGRLRKIGYDMRASALATKSEAVVKDAEVEVRSEAGGKSYTRTVPYVGILLGPEGVRRLSLEKIRKPGDKIEYQTFSSESETVSKGSQTALAWEDLSFGGRTLRALKVEEILASDGVKTTSWLDEKREVLRQESPTPFGIAEIVLSTREEALRTEGGGSLPEELYTRSIIRTNIRLPRARAIGYLKVRLTAKDASAVWPEFPGPSPKAVGRTAKTIDLEIRRPDAPAPARLPLPASEADKEFLEPNAYIQSDDPTLRAVAAQALAGETDAWQAGLRLERWVAENMSFDLGIALAPSTELFKNRRGTCLGYATLLATLARAVGLPSRVVIGYVYALGMFGGHAWTEVRIAGAWTPLDAAIVAPGVADAARVGLSASSFRDGVGSLISGPAQSVFGRVEIGILEYAGADGLSVIVPENASPYSVEGDVYRNPWLGLRLAKPKGFAFGKLDAVWPDAALVEMTDPDGARAVLQEGYLLPWAKPDEAAAEALARFAGTGKPERVTTKGRVVWRLGQAGKAAAAVLDGPVFWMLTAAGRNAAGILTEMLGGLSFDNPLPARSPEKAR